In Ascaphus truei isolate aAscTru1 chromosome 7, aAscTru1.hap1, whole genome shotgun sequence, one genomic interval encodes:
- the B3GALT1 gene encoding beta-1,3-galactosyltransferase 1, translating into MASKVSCLYILTVVCWASALWYLSITRPNSSYAGHKLSSIVIVPKNISFGNIRTRPINPHSFEFVINEPEKCENDGSPFLVILISTTHKEFDARQAIRETWGNESNFKGIKIVTLFLLGRNFDPVLNQMVEQESQIFHDIVVEDFIDSYHNLTLKTMMGMRWVATFCSKAKYVMKTDSDIFVNMDNLIYKLLKPTTKPRRRYFTGYVINGGPIRDVRSKWYMPRDVYPDSNYPPFCSGTGYIFSADVAELIYKTSLHTRLLHLEDVYVGLCLRKLGIHPFQNSGFNHWKMAYSLCRYRRVITVHQIGPEEMHRIWYDMSSKKHLRC; encoded by the coding sequence ATGGCTTCAAAGGTCTCATGTTTATACATTTTGACAGTTGTGTGCtgggcaagtgctctgtggtacCTAAGTATTACTCGCCCAAATTCCTCCTACGCAGGCCACAAGTTAAGCAGTATAGTCATAGTTCCAAAAAATATATCTTTTGGCAATATTAGAACTCGACCTATAAACCCTCATTCTTTTGAATTTGTTATAAACGAGCCTGAAAAATGTGAAAACGATGGCAGTCCTTTCTTGGTAATACTCATAAGCACAACACATAAAGAATTTGATGCAAGACAAGCAATTCGAGAAACGTGGGGAAATGAGAGCAACTTCAAAGGAATTAAAATTGTAACACTATTTCTTCTAGGCAGAAATTTCGATCCGGTTTTAAATCAAATGGTTGAGCAAGAAAGTCAAATTTTTCATGACATCGTTGTAGAGGACTTCATAGACTCCTATCATAATCTGACCCTCAAAACTATGATGGGCATGAGGTGGGTGGCCACATTCTGCTCAAAAGCAAAGTATGTTATGAAAACAGACAGTGATATTTTTGTAAATATGGACAACCTGATTTATAAGCTACTGAAACCCACCACAAAGCCTAGGAGAAGATACTTTACTGGCTACGTCATCAATGGAGGACCAATAAGAGATGTTCGCAGCAAGTGGTATATGCCTAGAGACGTGTATCCTGATAGCAATTACCCACCATTTTGTTCGGGAACTGGCTATATTTTTTCTGCGGACGTGGCAGAACTCATTTACAAAACCTCTCTTCATACCAGACTTTTGCATCTTGAGGATGTGTATGTGGGACTTTGTTTACGGAAGCTCGGTATCCATCCATTTCAAAACAGTGGCTTTAATCACTGGAAAATGGCCTACAGCTTGTGTAGATACCGTAGAGTGATCACAGTGCATCAGATAGGCCCTGAAGAAATGCACAGGATTTGGTATGACATGTCAAGCAAGAAGCATCTTCGATGTTAA
- the LOC142499999 gene encoding uncharacterized protein LOC142499999 — MDTICRYCQAKKFHKESAGMCCSNGKVQLPPLHSPPNPLLSYMSGTTSESKHFLQNIRKYNSCFQMTSFGATSIVEQIGFKSTFKVQGQVYHRAGSLLPLPEQDPQFLQIYFMGDEQQQADQRCHWIPNTRRDIVISLQRMLHEHNHLINTFKTSLELMPTDDYKVIIRADKTPVGQHERRFNAPQINEVAIVIAGEQFNTRDIILQRRAHSLTRISETHRSYDALQYPLILWNGDDGYHFNIMQVDPASQANTKKTVSAMDFYAYRLMIRDASQNHILHCRQLFHQFIVDMYAKIESERLLYIRLHQKQLRVDQYIHLKDAVGNDGHVDNIGKMLILPATFTGSPRHMHEYAQDAMAYVRAYGRPDFFITFTCNPAWPEIKIELAHGQAHSDRHDLIARVFRQKIITLIHIITKTYIFGQTRCWMYSIEWQKRGLPHAHILIWLKEKIHAIDIDKVISAELPHPEEDPILFAIVTKNMIHGPCGNINIQAPCMKDGKCTKKFPKPFIADTQSGDDGYPQYRRRAPTDGGYTATITIRGNKNIQVDNKWVVPYCPLLTKMYNAHINVEYCNSVKSIKYICKYVNKGSDMAIFGITNEHIRDEVTLYQLGRYISSNEAVWRILAFPIHERHPTVVHLTVHLENGQRVYFTPHNAEAVAAQPPNTTLTAFFQLCQHDSFARTLLYPETPRYYTWNTSTKMFKKRKQGIAVPGTDALASDALGRVYTVHPNNAECFFLRMLLHTIPGPTSFDALKNVNGQLCETYREACQKLGLLEDDQHWNTTLAEAALHSLPVKIRNLFAIILTTCNPSNPNTLWDTYRESMSEDILAKAQRDNPSLNVHFSPEIFNEVLILLEDTCLSINNKTLLQLGLQAPQRQHNDVLNTDLMREKQYNISLLKEYVATRKPMLIAEQLYTYDNIMEHITNGQGAILFLDAPGGTGKTFLINLLLAEIRMHNDVALALASSGIAATLMDGGRTVHSALKLPLNIAHEENPTCNITKTSGQARVLQICKLIVWDECTMGHKKALEALNRTLQDLRNNKQIMGGAVILLAGDFRQTLPVIPRSTPADELHACLKSSILWRHVKHFPLTTNMRVQLLGHSNDQAFADTLLQIGEDLIHNVYPNLLRNYTNHQWLCERAILAAKNTSVNDLNNAIQDILPNTITQYNSIDTVVDNDEAVNYPTEFLHSLEPSGMPPHHLRLKVGSPIMLLRNLHTPNLCNGTRLCIKTLMPNLIEATILTGNAKGQDVFIPRIPLIPTDMPFTFKRLQFPIKLAFAITINKAQGQSIKCTGINLESPCFSHGQLYVACSRVGSPQQLYIFAPTGTTKNVVYKQALQ; from the exons ATGGACACTATATGCCGCTACTGTCAAGCAAAGAAATTCCACAAGGAATCAGCTGGAATGTGCTGCAGCAATGGCAAAGTGCAACTACCACCTCTACACTCGCCCCCTAATCCACTTCTTTCATACATGTCAGGGACGACTTCAGAATCTAAACATTTCCTACAAAACATACGCAAATACAACTCCTGTTTCCAAATGACATCCTTTGGTGCTACATCTATAGTGGAACAAATAGGATTTAAAAGTACTTTCAAAGTACAAGGTCAAGTTTACCACAGGGCTGGCTCTCTGCTCCCATTACCAGAACAAGATCCACAATTCTTGCAAATTTACTTCATGGGTGATGAACAACAACAAGCTGATCAAAGATGCCATTGGATACCCAATACAAGACGTGATATTGTCATCTCCTTACAAAGGATGTTACATGAACACAACCATctcattaacacattcaaaacatCACTTGAACTCATGCCAACTGATGACTATAAAGTCATTATCAGAGCCGACAAAACACCAGTGGGCCAACATGAACGTCGCTTTAATGCTCCACAAATCAACGAAGTCGCTATTGTTATAGCAGGGGAACAAtttaatacacgtgacatcattCTTCAGCGACGTGCTCATTCACTCACACGCATTTCTGAAACACATCGCTCATATGATGCTCTTCAATACCCTCTCATACTTTGGAACGGTGACGATGGCTATCACTTCAACATCATGCAAGTAGACCCAGCTTCACAAGCAAACACTAAAAAAACTGTCTCCGCTATGGACTTCTACGCATACAGATTAATGATACGAGATGCATCGCAAAACCACATTTTACATTGTCGCCAACTATTTCATCAGTTTATTGTTGACATGTATGCTAAAATTGAAAGTGAGCGTCTTCTATACATACGTTTACATCAAAAACAACTTCGCGTTGATCAATACATACATCTAAAGGATGCTGTTGGCAACGATGGTCACGTTGACAACATAGGCAAAATGTTAATTCTACCAGCAACATTCACAGGAAGTCCTCGACACATGCACGAATATGCTCAAGACGCTATGGCATATGTTAGAGCGTATGGACGACCagatttttttattacatttacatgtaATCCAGCTTGGCCAGAAATAAAAATAGAACTTGCGCATGGACAGGCACACAGCGATCGACACGACTTAATTGCCAGAGTATTTAGACAAAAAATAATCACATTAATTCACATCATCACTAAGACTTATATCTTTGGACAAACACGATGCTGGATGTACTCAATTGAGTGGCAGAAAAGAGGTCTTCCACATGCTCATATTCTTATATGGCTCAAAGAAAAGATACATGCCATAGACATCGATAAAGTTATCTCAGCAGAGTTGCCACATCCAGAAGAAGACCCAATACTATTTGCAATAGTCACAAAAAATATGATTCATGGCCCATGTGGAAACATTAATATTCAGGCACCATGTATGAAAGACGGTAAATGCACAAAAAAATTTCCTAAACCATTCATTgcagacacacaaagtggagatgaTGGATATCCTCAATATCGACGACGCGCTCCCACAGACGGTGGATACACAGCAACAATTACTATTCGAGGCAACAAAAACATCCAAGTTGACAACAAATGGGTTGTTCCATATTGTCCACTTCTAACTAAAATGTATAACGCACACATTAATGTTGAATACTGCAATTCCGTTAAatctattaaatacatttgcaagtatGTAAACAAGGGAAGCGACATGGCCATTTTTGGAATAACAAATGAACACATCAGGGACGAAGTTACGCTCTACCAGCTGGGAAGATATATCAGTAGTAATGAAGCCGTTTGGAGGATTTTAGCTTTTCCCATTCACGAACGACACCCAACCGTTGTTCACCTCACTGTTCATTTAGAAAATGGACAGAGAGTATACTTCACACCTCACAATGCAGAGGCAGTTGCTGCTCAACCACCAAACACAACTTTAACTGCCTTCTTTCAATTATGTCAACACGACTCTTTTGCAAGGACATTGCTTTATCCGGAAACTCCACGATATTATACTTGGAATACATCAACAAAAATGTTCAAGAAAAGAAAGCAGGGTATAGCTGTTCCCGGAACTGATGCCCTTGCAAGTGATGCCTTGGGCCGTGTGTACACAGTTCACCCAAACAACGCTGAATGCTTCTTTCTACGAATGCTACTTCATACCATTCCAGGCCCAACTTCATTTGACGCTCTTAAAAATGTCAACGGTCAACTTTGTGAGACTTATCGAGAAGCTTGCCAAAAACTTGGATTACTAGAGGATGATCAACACTGGAATACTACATTAGCCGAAGCTGCATTACACTCATTACCAGTAAAAATTCGCAACCTTTTTGCCATTATCCTTACCACCTGCAATCCATCAAACCCCAACACTCTATGGGACACATATCGAGAAAgcatgagtgaagatatacttgCCAAAGCACAGAGAGACAATCCATCACTCAATGTTCACTTTTCACCTGAgattttcaacgaggtactcatattgttagaagatacatgtctctctatAAATAACAAAACACTCCTTCAATTAGGTCTGCAAGCTCCACAACGTCAGCATAACGATGTACTCAATACggaccttatgcgagagaaacaatacaatatttcgcTGCTCAAAGAATATGTTGCAACAAGAAAACCTATGTTAATTGCAGAACAACTTTacacctatgacaacatcatgGAGCACATCACCAACGGACAAGGTGCAATACTGTTTCTTGATGCTCCTGGTGGAACCggcaaaacatttctcattaATTTACTCCTGGCCGAAATCAGAATGCACAATGATGTTGCACTTGCACTagcatcatctggcattgcagccactcttatggatggaggaagaactgtgcactcagctcttaaattaccgctaaacattgctcatgaagaaaatCCAACCTGTAATATCACCAAAACATCTGGACAAGCacgtgttcttcaaatttgcaaacttattgtttgggatgaatGTACCATGGGACATAAAAAAGCACTtgaagcccttaatagaaccttgcaagacttgcgcAACAATAAACAAATTATGGGTGGcgctgtcattcttttagctggtgatttcagacaaacacttccagtcataccacgatccacaccagcagacgaacttcatgcatgcctcaagtcctctattttatggcgacatgttAAACATTtcccattaacaaccaatatgcgagtaCAACTTCTGGGCCACTCAAATGACCAAGCTTTTGCAGACACCCTTCTTCAAATTGGTGAAG ATCTCATACATaacgtctatccaaatctcttacgcaattacacaaaccaccagtggctctgtgaaagagccatccttgctgccaaaaatacttctgtcaatgaccTAAATAATGCAATTCAAGACATTcttccaaacacaattactcaatacaactcaataGATACAGTTGTGGATAACGATGAAGCCGTGAACTATCCAactgaattcctacactccctggAACCATCTGGAATGCCACCACATCACCTTCGTCTGAAAGTTGGatcacccatcatgctacttcgcaacctccacacacctaacctttgtaatggaaccagatTGTGCATcaaaacattgatgcccaacctaattgaagctactatcttaactggcaacgccaaaggccaagatgtcttcatcccccgcattccactcattccaacagacatgccttttactttcaaacggctacagttccccatcaaactagcttttgctatcaccattaacaaagcacaaggacaatctat